The DNA sequence TATCACGATTATTAATTGCAAAAGTTGCACCCATTTACCCCGGCTCCTTTCACATTTCATCTATTCGATAAAATGCGCAATTTGTTTCATTTTATCTTCATCAACAAAGATATCATCAGTGTAGCGAAGCATATACAGATTATCCTTAAAATCTCCGACACAAGGTTTGACTTCTCTGCCTAAAACAAGGCGCACAAGCATTCGAGGCGTAAACGCACCGGCAGCGAAGCCAAGGTTTGCCGCTCCTCCGTAGCGGGGATTGACTTCTATGAACTTTACCTGTCCGTTATGCAAGAAACATTGAATAGTGTTATGGCCGATCAAATTTAAGGCTTTGGCTAAGCGCATCGATTCGTTAATTATATCCCAATTTTTGCACGTTCTGCCTATGAACGACTCACCGCCAAATATCGACAGTCGCTGACGGGGAACTACGCTCAATATATTACCCGCGAAATCCGCAAACAGGTCAACAGTATATTCCGGCGCCTCAACATATTCCTGAACGATTGGATCCTTTAGGCGGTTTAAAAAGTAATCCAGTTCAGGTTTTGAATTCACGCGAAACGCGCTCTTACTTCCTTTGCCAAACCTGTCCTTGACGAAAAGGGGAAAATCAAAAACTATATCCGTTTCTCTATAAGTTTTAGGCACTGAAAAGCCGTGTTTTAGGCAAAATTCAATAAACCGACGTTTATCCTGGCATATTTTAATCACAGTTGGGTCTGAAACCATCACACACACACCGATATCTTTCAGCCTTTCTCGCTCCCTGGCAAAAAAGGGCAGCTCTTCATCCCTCGTAGGTATGAGAAGTTTTATCTCGTTCTTAACACAAATATTCTGCACTATATCACGAAAATTTTCGCCCAAACCTGCCGGGACAATGTATGCCTTATCCGCAAAATAAAGCGCTGCGGACTTTGGGCTTGCGTCAATTGCTATTACCTTTCCTCCGCCTTCTTCGCTTAAAGCCCGGCTAAAGGCTTTTACGAGCGATACCTTACGAGAGACGCTGGTGATTAGGACGTTCATCGAGTGTTGTCCTCACTTAACATTCATAATTCACCATACTTTTGGTTAAAAGATTTACTATTCTTTTGGCACCGCTACCATCGATTGATACCTGCCCAAGCCAAGACATATCAATCCTACGTTTTTTATCTAGTAATAAATCCATGATTACTTCACTTAAACCTGACAGCGATATGTCACAATACCATCCCAAGTTCACGGCATAACCGAGATTGTCAAGATATTCAGCTGCCGATCGTTGATTTTCTGCAAGAACTACAATAACGAACGGTACCCCCATAAACGCCAGCTCCCAACAGGTTGTGCCTCCTGCCGTTATAGCCACATCAGCCCAGGCCATCAGTTGGGACATATCTTTAACGTCTCTTTCGATGCGAACAGGCAAATTTGCGGTCTCGACAAAATCTTTTAAGGCACCATAATGAGGATTGCTGCCGCCGACTACGCAAACGGCTTCAAAGCCGTCTATGTCGATATTCTTTAACGCCTGAAGCACCTTCAGCGTGACGTTTTGCGGGTCGCTTCCCCCCATCGTGACAAGCATCTTGCGGGCAATGTCCGGCATTTCCCGCCTGTAACCTTGCCACCTTAAAAACTCACGCCTTAAAAGCACGTAGCGGGTTCCAAGCAGAAGTTTTGTATAGGAAGCCCTGTTTCGGTAAAGATCTTCGTCGGCATGTATGTTTTGGTTTAAAACTATGTCGGCCGGGTAATAATCTGTATGTCCGTAGTCGTCGATGAACAAAAGATTTAAGCCTGCTTCTTTTATGATCTTTTGATAATCTCCGTCAAAATGATATCCGTCAACAACGACCCATGAGGCCCCATATTTATGCGCCAGCTTCGTCGTCAAACGTGCATCCTCCGCACTGCCGGGCTTCGTGTTTATATGAAGGACCTCAAACCCCTCGGCGGTGAGTCTTGCCTCTGCGTTTGGTGATTTCGTTGCCAAGACAAATACCACATCCCCAGCGTCATCCTGCCAAGCCTGAGCCAGGGCAAGACAGCGCATTACATGGCCGCTGCCCATATTTATGCCGGAGTCGACGCGTACCAACAAAACACCATTATCTAAACTCATGGCAGTGTCTTTTGTACGATGTGTTTATTGATCTCAAGCCATTCGGGGTGTTCTTTCAGCAAATCCAGCACCTCGCGCCACGAGAACAAATCGTGCCCAAAGTGGTCGTAAATGCGGCGGACGAATTCCAGGTCTTCCTGGGTGTCCACCGTCCAGCGCATGAAAGACAGATCTTCGTCGTTGCAAACGGCCTTTATGCTAAATTTTTCTGGATGGCGGTAAATGTAAGGCGTAACATGCTCGCGCCAGGCGGGATTTTTGTCCTCATGCCATATTCGCTCTAAAACGTCAAAGCTAAAGACCTCTGTATCAAGTCCGCGAGGATAATTACGGGTATGGGCATAATCCGGTTTTGTCTCGATGAATTCTTTAATCACCAAATCAGTAACTTCAGGCTCTATCAAAGGACAGTCCGATGTGATGCGAACGACCACATCGGCAGAAAACTGTTTTGCCGCCCTGTAATAGCGGTCCAACACATCCTCTTCACTTCCGCGAAACCAGGGCCAGCCTTCGCTTTTGCACAAATCTACCAGGACGTTGTCTCCGGGCTTTGTCGTGGTTGCCACGACGACCTCGTCCAGCAACTTAGCCCTTCGCACGCGGTTTACAACTCTGACAAGCATGGGTTTTCCTGCCAAATCCTTTAACACCTTGCCCGGTAGGCGCGTGCTTCCCATGTGGGCTTGAATTATAGCTACTATGCGAGTCATGTCCATTCACCCCAAAATGCTTAATTTATTCAGCGTACGCGCTAAGCACTTTTTTAACTGCCCTAATGACATCCTCGGCGTCCCTGTCACTCATCGCAGGAAACAAGGGAAGCGTAACGATTTCTTCGTAAGCTTTCTCCGCCACAGGGCACAAACCTTTTCCGTAACCTAACTTATTGTAATAAGGATGCCAATAAACGGGAATATAGTGCACGTTAACGCCGACGTTTTCGGCTCGCAGGGCGACAAAGACCTGCAGGCGACTCGCGTTAAGCTTGCTTAAATTAAACCTAACTACGTAAAGATGATACGAAGACTTTCTGTCGTCCCGCTGGGCTAATGGAAAAAGTGCAGGCATATCGGCAAAGGCCGAGTCGTAAAGGGCAGCTATCTGCCTTCTTCTTGCCACGAATTTATCGAGTTTCTTTAATTGGCTTAATCCCAAGGCGCAGTTTATGTCGGGCAACCTGTAGTTGTAGCCCAGTTCGGCCATCTCGTAAAACCATGAGCCGTCGGCCTCGCGCTGCCTGTGGTCCGCAGTTATGCCGTGGTTTCTAAAGGCGCGCAATTTTACGGCAAAATCAGGATTATCTGTTACAACCATCCCGCCTTCGCCTGTAGTTATGTGCTTTACGGGATGAAAGCTAAAGACGGTCATATCGGCAAGCGTTCCAACCTTACGGTTTTTGTATGTAGCACCCAGCGCATGGCAGGCATCGGCTATAAGGATAAGACCGTGTTCATCGGAAAGTTTTTTTAAGGCGTCGTAATCGCAGGGTTGACCCGCGTAATCTACTGCTATTATGGCCTTCGTCTTGGGCGAGACCTTCGACTCCACCGAGGAAGGATCCAAAAGCAGCGTGTCGGCCTCAACATCGGCAAAGACGGGACGTCCCCCACAGTAAAGCACGCAGTTTGCGCTTGCAGCAAATGTCATAGGCGTCGTTATGACCTCGTCTCCCGGACCTATGCCTGCTGCAAAGGCTGCAGCATGAAGCGCTGCCGTGCCGCTGTTTACGGCGACGGCATATTTAGCCCCGACCATTTCGGCAAAGCGCTTTTCAAACTCCACCACTTTGGGCCCTGTGGTCAGCCAATCCGAGCGCAGCACGTCGACGACCGCTTTTATATCGTCCTCGTCTATGCACTGATGGCCGTAAGGCAGGAGAGTATTTCTTACGGGACTACCTCCCTCTACAGCTAAAGTATTTTTATCGTCCAAGCTCAATTCACCTTTCCTTGCTTTGCGTAATCGTCTAGGCTTTCGACCATGTTTTTAAGTTCTTCTCCCGTAAGCCACCAACCGTTGCTGTCGCTGGTATAGCAAAAACCGTCCGGCAAAGGTTTACCGCCGTCGCAGTCATCTTTCTTCCAAAAGGAATGCTCCGGTTCGATGACGTAAAAGCCGTCATATTCCCTGGCGTGTCTTGCCTCTTCTGCCGTAATCAGGCATTCATGAAGTTTTTCGCCTGGACGTATGCCTATGGTCTCCTTGCATATCCCCGGAGCCAAGACGTCAGCAAGGTCAACAAGGCGCATGCTTGGAATTTTGGGCACAAAAATCTCGCCGCCCTGCATCCTGCCGATGCAGTCGATGACGAAACGCACCCCCTGCTCCAGGGTGATCCAAAACCTGGTCATCCGTTCGTCGGTAAGCGTTATCCTGCCCTTTTCCCGCTGGGTTAAAAACAAAGGCACCACACTGCCCCTGCTTCCCACGACGTTCCCGTAGCGAACGACGCTGAATTTAGTCCTTCTGCTCCCCGTGTAGGCATTGGCCTGAACGAACAGCTTTTCCGCGACAAGCTTAGTGGCTCCGTAGAGATTGACGGGCTGCACGGCCTTGTCCGTACTTATGGCCATGACCCTTTCAACGCCGTTATCTATTGCGGCATCTATGACGTTTGCCGACCCGTCGATATTGGTCCTTACGGCTTCGATGGGGTTATACTCGCAGGTCGGAACCTGCTTTAAGGCGGCGGCGTGGACGACTATATCTACGCCGTTCATTGCACGGTATACGCGCTCCCTGTCTCTGACGTCTCCTATGAAAAACCTTAGCCTAAGGTCATCGTCGAACTCCTGGCGCATCTGGTACTGCAAATATTCTCCTCTAGAAAAGATCCTTACAGCCTTGGGGTTGTGGGTTTCAAGGAGCGTGCGGGTAAATTTTTTTCCAAACGATCCCGTCCCGCCGGTAAGTAAAATAACTTTGCCATCTATGTACATCACAGCTATCCTCCTGGGTTACGACTTGCGCATGTAAATTCTATATAAATTATCGGCACCGTTGCAATTTTTCATAAGCAACGGTGCCACTCTTTCGTGTTCATAACACTATAAGAATTTGAGGACAAATATAAACTAAATACACCAACTTTCCAAGTTACTGCCAGCATCAAAGTAAGAGGAACCCTCCTTTGGGTGGGTTGGCAGTAAATGACATGGTTTATCATATACAGAAAAGGATAACATCAGAACCACGTGCAGATCTAAGGTTACATGACGATTTTGTAACTTATCCATGGATATAAACACCAACTGGATGACTTACAACAGCATCAATATATTATTTGCGATCAGGTTAATACCTTAATTGACTTGACTAACTAAAATTCAAGATTAAAGACCTGACCCCGGAATTTTAGACTTCGGTGTCGAACAGAGCGCCGAGCATTTCGTTGACGGCAGCGATGAAATGTACCAGTTCGTCGGGGGGGATTTTTCGAATGACCTTGTCGTTGTTGGCGTGGTCGATGACGTGGACCTGGTAGATGTTGGCTTCTTCTACGTACTTGAATTTAAGGCTTCGGTCAAAGATCATCGCCATTTGCTCGGCCTTGCGGATGGCGGATTTGATGTCCTCTTTGGAGTATTCCCGCAAATTTGTCACATTATTTGCTTTCACTTGCAACTTTTCCGAATTGATGCCTTCTTTGTAAACAATGCTCCCAAGGTCAGTATCAGCTGCCTTTGGCATGCTGTTTCCCTGAGATAAGAAACCTGACCTGCCGATGCCGTCGACGCTCATAGAAGCCCCCTCCTCAAAGCGGAAACCCGCGCTTAAAACGGTAGCTCCGTTTAATCGCTTCGCAAGGGAGGAGACATCCTCCCTTGCGAAATTTGGAACCAACGACTTATGCAGCGTCACTCATTGACGCTAAACTACTACCGCAGCAACTGCAACACGGCCTGAGGCAGGGTGTTTGCCTGGGCAAGCATCGCGTTGCCGGCCTGCATCAAGATCTGCAGTTTTGTGAAGTTCATCATCTCCTGAGCCATGTCGAGGTCGCGGATGCGGCTTTCGGCAGCGGTCAGGTTCTGGGACGCAGTGGTCAGGTTGTTTATGGTGTGCTCCAACCTGTTCTGGTAAGCACCGAGCTTTGCCCGTTGGTTGGAGACCTTGTCGATGGCTCCGTCGATGATCGTTATGGAGCGGGCCGCAGAGTCGCGGTCGGTGACCAACACTTTATTAATGCCAAGCGAACGCACCGACATGTTGCCAATGTCGATACCCATATCTTCGCCTTGGTTAGCGCCGATCTGGAAGACCGTGGAGTTATCTGCCAGGTGCAGATAAGTCTGATAGGTTGATTCAGTATTGTTAGAAAGTTTAAACAGTTTAGCGCTGCTGTCCCAAGCAACAGCCACATCTGCCATGGTATCAAACTCAACATCAACGTTGGGATGCACTATGCCGATCAATATGTTGCCGGTCACGTTTACGTTTTGTGCTATGGTTTCTCCGTTGTGAGCATCCTCCACGTTCACGGTAAAGACGTTTTCCTTCGAGGCCTGGATTTGACTCAAGCTCAAGGCCTTGAGGACGTCTTCGTCGCCGGTGAAGGAGATCTCGCCGTTTTTGCCCGCCACGACGCTCCTTATGACTATTGTTCCCGTGACCGTCTCCGGGTCAAATCCTTCGGGAAGGTCGTTTTCTTCGTTCACGTAAGTAACAAAGTTATTGGCGCCTTCGCCCGAGACGTACTGTCCCTGGCCCAATTGGTCTCTGATGGCGGCATTGAGCTTCTCGACGACATCGCCAATGGTGTCGGTGGCATAAAGCGTCACCGTGGCCTTATTGCCGTCTCCCTGGATCATGGTGATGGTCTGGGGATCTTCGAGCAGGAACTTGCCGTTGGCGTCCCAGAAGCGGTCTATGTCGTGCAAACTGGCCCACTGGGGAGCCACGTCTCCAATGCCGGCCGTAACCGCCGGCTCGGAGCTGATAGTTATGTTTGGAGCCGTGACGTTGAAGGTTATACTATTAGTCGGATCTAAGTTAACACCCGTTTTAAATTGGACCTTAATCTTTCCGGCAGTATCAATGTTAAATTCAGCGCTGGTACTCCCATTGGTTACTGGTACTGTCACTGATATTCCGTTCCACTTAAGAACAGCAGAAGACACATTAGTAGAACCAGCAGTGCTGGCCTTAAACGTCAGCGTATACTCCCCTTCCGGTACGACGCCGGTGATGGTGATTGGGTTATTTGTAGCCAAAATACTGGCAGAACCACCAATACCTACAACAAGGCTAGGAGTGTAAGTGAACGTCTGAGTCGCTTCGTCCCCTTCGCTGATGCTCGCCAGCACGTCGGGGTCGAGGTTGACCGTGATGGAATTGCTGGTCTCAATTTCGAACGTAGCGGTGTTATTGACTAGATCTATTGTTCCGTTTGTGGAGCTATTCGTACCCCAATTAAGCTTAGCAACGATATTGCCATTACTAGTGGTTAACGTGACCGTGTATTCCCCTGCCTTTAAAGAGCCACTCGCGCCTACATTAACATCTACGTCGGTTATCATGGTCGTGGAAATATCGTGTTTCACCTTGAATATGTCGCTTTTCTGGATCTGGCCCTGGCCGGGGGTGGCCTCGATGGTGATCTTGAAGTTGCCCTCTGCGGCGGCCTTCTGGCCGAACTGGTCGATCTGCCGCAGGCTGCCGCGCACGAAGGCCTTGGTCTCTAACTTGTCCGAGGACCAGAGCACCGAAGCGGAACCATCGAGCAGTTTTTTCTTGTTGAACTGCGTAGTGGAGGCTATGCGGTCCACTTCTTCCTTTAGCTGGTCGATTTCCGACTGGATGACCTGGCGGTCGTTTGCCGTCAGGGTATCGTTCGCTGCCTGCACGGCAAGCTCCCGCATCCTCTGCAATATGGAATGGGTCTCGTTTAGGGCACCCTCTGCGGTCTGGATCATGGATATGCCGTCCTGGGCGTTTCTTACGGCCATGTCCAGGCCTCTCACCTGGGCCCTCATCTTCTCGCTTATGGCGAGGCCTGCCGCGTCGTCGGCGGCCGTGTTGATCCTAAGCCCCGTCGACAGCTTGTTGATGGACTTCTGCAGAGATTCGTTGGTGCTGTTCAATGCATTATAGGTAAATAACGCGGGAATATTGTGATACACTCTCATGTAACATTCCTCCTCCGTGAGTCATGTTTTTCTGTCCGTCCTGACAGAAAGCCTTCTGTTAAGAAAACAACCGCTTTACTCGAACCGACGACTAAACCCTAAAGCAACCACCTCCCTTTTAGGCCTTCATTTATTAATCGGCATTTGCGGGCTCAAACTTTATACTTATCCCGAAGGCATCAAAAAATTTTTCCTGAAATTTTTCCACAGGCATATCGGCATTCATGCACTCCCTCAATGTGCGCGTGGCAATGGATGCGACCCACGAACCTCCGCCCGTTCTAAGCACCGCCAGCGCCAGGGGGCTTTCTGCCTTAAACCTGTCGAGCAGCTTTGATATCTCGGACAAGTACTCCCTGCGCCTTCCCTCCCAGTAAAGGGCCTCGGCCTTGATGAGGTCGGCAAGAAGGGTCGAATCCTCGACCTGAACGGAGCCGCTTATTTGAACGAAGGGCGCCAGCGCCCTAAGCTGGGGCGCAAGAAGGGAGGCAAAAAGGGCAAGCCGGCTTTCGGACATCCCTGAAGACTTAAAAAACTGCTCCGCCCTGTGGTAGGAGCTTAAAAATGTCAGGTATTTGCCGAAGTTGGCGCGGTACAGGAGGTCGTACCACCCTCTGCAAAGTCCGTAGAGCCACGGAGGTATTTGCTCCTTTAAGGCCTCTATCATCTGGTTTAGGGGGGCTTCCATGTAGGCGCCGTAGGCCTTCACGACCAATTCAAGGAGGGCGTCGGGAGTAAATTTTTCGTCCAGAAAGCTGCTCCACCAAGGCTTGTCTCCAGATGAGGCCACGGCAAGCCAAAGCTCATGCATGGGAGCTGGCTCCTCTTCGCTTAAATCTCGATCGACGACGTCTTTGTCCTTCAAAAGGGGCGAAAACATGCCCCAGATCCTCCTCACTTCCTTAAGGTAGGCCCGCGTAAACTCGACGTCCTCCAAGAGAAGCTCTGCGATCTCCCTGGCCTCGTGAACGGTGCTTATCGACAAATTATCTCCCAGCAGATCGCCGCTGCTGCTGAACCTTAGGGAGGTGATGACGCCACGCAGGTACTCGCAGTTGTAAAATATGTCCCTCCAGGCTTCCAAGGCGGCCCCGTAGGGCTTTTCCACTGATTTAAGCGACCTCGGAGAGGCCTTGAGCCTCCTTACCCTTACAAGCTCCTTTCTTATGTCTTCCGTCTCTTTAAGGACGCCGTTTATCTCCTTCAGCATGCGGCGCTGATTATCAAGGGTAAGGCCTACGCCTTCCATATTTGCTCCCTTTAAAAAGGAGGGTGCGGGGTCGCTTGCGTGCAGCTTGAGCCTTTCTGCAAAGGGCACGTGTATGGCGCCGCTAATCCTTGCGCCGCCCTCGGTGCAGTTGTAAACGGGAACGGGAGAAGAGGCAATGGCATGCTCGAATATCTTAAGAAAGCCGTACCAGTGCCTGTTGGTCTTGACGGATCCAAGGCCGTCCCAGGAAGTGACCTCGATCTCAAGGTCCGTCGGAGCCGACCCCTCGGCAAATCCGCTGGAATGCGTCCTGCCCCCCTCGCCGTAGGCGAGGTCCTGGCCGACAAATATCACCTCCTTGGGACAGATGGCCTGAGCCAAATGGTAGCAGAAATGGGCGACGGAGGAGCCGACTTCCAAGTTATTAAAGCCAA is a window from the Acetomicrobium flavidum genome containing:
- a CDS encoding flagellin N-terminal helical domain-containing protein, coding for MRVYHNIPALFTYNALNSTNESLQKSINKLSTGLRINTAADDAAGLAISEKMRAQVRGLDMAVRNAQDGISMIQTAEGALNETHSILQRMRELAVQAANDTLTANDRQVIQSEIDQLKEEVDRIASTTQFNKKKLLDGSASVLWSSDKLETKAFVRGSLRQIDQFGQKAAAEGNFKITIEATPGQGQIQKSDIFKVKHDISTTMITDVDVNVGASGSLKAGEYTVTLTTSNGNIVAKLNWGTNSSTNGTIDLVNNTATFEIETSNSITVNLDPDVLASISEGDEATQTFTYTPSLVVGIGGSASILATNNPITITGVVPEGEYTLTFKASTAGSTNVSSAVLKWNGISVTVPVTNGSTSAEFNIDTAGKIKVQFKTGVNLDPTNSITFNVTAPNITISSEPAVTAGIGDVAPQWASLHDIDRFWDANGKFLLEDPQTITMIQGDGNKATVTLYATDTIGDVVEKLNAAIRDQLGQGQYVSGEGANNFVTYVNEENDLPEGFDPETVTGTIVIRSVVAGKNGEISFTGDEDVLKALSLSQIQASKENVFTVNVEDAHNGETIAQNVNVTGNILIGIVHPNVDVEFDTMADVAVAWDSSAKLFKLSNNTESTYQTYLHLADNSTVFQIGANQGEDMGIDIGNMSVRSLGINKVLVTDRDSAARSITIIDGAIDKVSNQRAKLGAYQNRLEHTINNLTTASQNLTAAESRIRDLDMAQEMMNFTKLQILMQAGNAMLAQANTLPQAVLQLLR
- a CDS encoding glycosyltransferase family protein, translating into MTRIVAIIQAHMGSTRLPGKVLKDLAGKPMLVRVVNRVRRAKLLDEVVVATTTKPGDNVLVDLCKSEGWPWFRGSEEDVLDRYYRAAKQFSADVVVRITSDCPLIEPEVTDLVIKEFIETKPDYAHTRNYPRGLDTEVFSFDVLERIWHEDKNPAWREHVTPYIYRHPEKFSIKAVCNDEDLSFMRWTVDTQEDLEFVRRIYDHFGHDLFSWREVLDLLKEHPEWLEINKHIVQKTLP
- the pseG gene encoding UDP-2,4-diacetamido-2,4,6-trideoxy-beta-L-altropyranose hydrolase encodes the protein MSLDNGVLLVRVDSGINMGSGHVMRCLALAQAWQDDAGDVVFVLATKSPNAEARLTAEGFEVLHINTKPGSAEDARLTTKLAHKYGASWVVVDGYHFDGDYQKIIKEAGLNLLFIDDYGHTDYYPADIVLNQNIHADEDLYRNRASYTKLLLGTRYVLLRREFLRWQGYRREMPDIARKMLVTMGGSDPQNVTLKVLQALKNIDIDGFEAVCVVGGSNPHYGALKDFVETANLPVRIERDVKDMSQLMAWADVAITAGGTTCWELAFMGVPFVIVVLAENQRSAAEYLDNLGYAVNLGWYCDISLSGLSEVIMDLLLDKKRRIDMSWLGQVSIDGSGAKRIVNLLTKSMVNYEC
- the pseB gene encoding UDP-N-acetylglucosamine 4,6-dehydratase (inverting), which translates into the protein MYIDGKVILLTGGTGSFGKKFTRTLLETHNPKAVRIFSRGEYLQYQMRQEFDDDLRLRFFIGDVRDRERVYRAMNGVDIVVHAAALKQVPTCEYNPIEAVRTNIDGSANVIDAAIDNGVERVMAISTDKAVQPVNLYGATKLVAEKLFVQANAYTGSRRTKFSVVRYGNVVGSRGSVVPLFLTQREKGRITLTDERMTRFWITLEQGVRFVIDCIGRMQGGEIFVPKIPSMRLVDLADVLAPGICKETIGIRPGEKLHECLITAEEARHAREYDGFYVIEPEHSFWKKDDCDGGKPLPDGFCYTSDSNGWWLTGEELKNMVESLDDYAKQGKVN
- a CDS encoding flagellar protein FlaG; its protein translation is MSVDGIGRSGFLSQGNSMPKAADTDLGSIVYKEGINSEKLQVKANNVTNLREYSKEDIKSAIRKAEQMAMIFDRSLKFKYVEEANIYQVHVIDHANNDKVIRKIPPDELVHFIAAVNEMLGALFDTEV
- a CDS encoding motility associated factor glycosyltransferase family protein; the encoded protein is MSVATKEMELTWKANLKALEITQPYLIELLERAAASLGFASWTVSYKGPYVELRDGEGKLCFIENAGLRYNCVNENPEGKSAIVLGLGLGNQFLNTFAERGENLRIICCELEIASLYWAFHLHDFSYLISRGKLFFVVGKDRAERDTQWRKISPWVRLMGKIEPSIYVHKQYSGSDISRMKQFLNEYRGMLLSAVSTSTIPLSRNLVETVQTALNAYIYKDRCVVTLQEMQEHWRGKPAVVVSAGPSLDRQIELLGEAQHHCVIVANDVIAYYLMEKGIMPHVIAALDYSHVVYDKLHRAIKALSAHERRPVLAFASKVYPKLVYEWPGPLFPNQSDAVGPRTCEILGFNNLEVGSSVAHFCYHLAQAICPKEVIFVGQDLAYGEGGRTHSSGFAEGSAPTDLEIEVTSWDGLGSVKTNRHWYGFLKIFEHAIASSPVPVYNCTEGGARISGAIHVPFAERLKLHASDPAPSFLKGANMEGVGLTLDNQRRMLKEINGVLKETEDIRKELVRVRRLKASPRSLKSVEKPYGAALEAWRDIFYNCEYLRGVITSLRFSSSGDLLGDNLSISTVHEAREIAELLLEDVEFTRAYLKEVRRIWGMFSPLLKDKDVVDRDLSEEEPAPMHELWLAVASSGDKPWWSSFLDEKFTPDALLELVVKAYGAYMEAPLNQMIEALKEQIPPWLYGLCRGWYDLLYRANFGKYLTFLSSYHRAEQFFKSSGMSESRLALFASLLAPQLRALAPFVQISGSVQVEDSTLLADLIKAEALYWEGRRREYLSEISKLLDRFKAESPLALAVLRTGGGSWVASIATRTLRECMNADMPVEKFQEKFFDAFGISIKFEPANAD
- a CDS encoding ATP-grasp domain-containing protein, with the translated sequence MNVLITSVSRKVSLVKAFSRALSEEGGGKVIAIDASPKSAALYFADKAYIVPAGLGENFRDIVQNICVKNEIKLLIPTRDEELPFFARERERLKDIGVCVMVSDPTVIKICQDKRRFIEFCLKHGFSVPKTYRETDIVFDFPLFVKDRFGKGSKSAFRVNSKPELDYFLNRLKDPIVQEYVEAPEYTVDLFADFAGNILSVVPRQRLSIFGGESFIGRTCKNWDIINESMRLAKALNLIGHNTIQCFLHNGQVKFIEVNPRYGGAANLGFAAGAFTPRMLVRLVLGREVKPCVGDFKDNLYMLRYTDDIFVDEDKMKQIAHFIE
- the pseC gene encoding UDP-4-amino-4,6-dideoxy-N-acetyl-beta-L-altrosamine transaminase, with the translated sequence MDDKNTLAVEGGSPVRNTLLPYGHQCIDEDDIKAVVDVLRSDWLTTGPKVVEFEKRFAEMVGAKYAVAVNSGTAALHAAAFAAGIGPGDEVITTPMTFAASANCVLYCGGRPVFADVEADTLLLDPSSVESKVSPKTKAIIAVDYAGQPCDYDALKKLSDEHGLILIADACHALGATYKNRKVGTLADMTVFSFHPVKHITTGEGGMVVTDNPDFAVKLRAFRNHGITADHRQREADGSWFYEMAELGYNYRLPDINCALGLSQLKKLDKFVARRRQIAALYDSAFADMPALFPLAQRDDRKSSYHLYVVRFNLSKLNASRLQVFVALRAENVGVNVHYIPVYWHPYYNKLGYGKGLCPVAEKAYEEIVTLPLFPAMSDRDAEDVIRAVKKVLSAYAE